Proteins encoded together in one Psychrobacter sanguinis window:
- the metF gene encoding methylenetetrahydrofolate reductase [NAD(P)H]: MNKPNFSFEFFPTKTDDGVTKLCQTFDTLNELSPAYFSVTYGAGGTTRQRTIGIVETLHNRANTPIAPHISCIGDDKSVIGELLEHYKSIGINRIVALRGDLPSGQVGMGELPFAVDLVRFIREHTGDHFHIEVAAYPEMHPQARSFDADIQNLINKFQAGANSAITQFFYNAESYLYLRDALEKRGIDTTEHRLIAGIMPIINSSNLIRFADSCGADIPRYIRKQLADYGDDSKSIREFGFEVVHRLCEILIAEGVPALHFYSMNRVEPNKRLVESLGLTSHSTQA; encoded by the coding sequence ATGAATAAACCCAATTTCTCATTTGAGTTTTTCCCTACCAAAACTGATGACGGCGTGACCAAATTATGCCAAACCTTTGATACCTTAAATGAGCTGTCACCTGCTTACTTTTCGGTAACTTATGGCGCTGGTGGTACGACTCGTCAACGCACGATAGGTATTGTTGAAACGTTGCACAATCGTGCCAACACCCCGATTGCTCCCCATATCTCTTGTATTGGGGATGATAAATCAGTAATCGGAGAGCTATTGGAACACTACAAATCAATCGGTATTAATCGCATTGTGGCATTGCGTGGTGATCTACCTTCCGGCCAAGTGGGCATGGGTGAATTACCCTTCGCCGTAGATTTAGTGCGTTTTATTCGTGAGCACACTGGCGACCACTTCCATATTGAAGTTGCGGCTTATCCTGAGATGCACCCTCAAGCGCGTAGCTTTGATGCTGATATCCAAAACTTAATTAATAAGTTTCAAGCCGGCGCCAACTCTGCCATTACTCAGTTTTTCTATAATGCTGAAAGCTATTTATATTTACGTGATGCATTGGAGAAACGCGGGATTGACACCACTGAACATCGCTTAATTGCGGGCATTATGCCGATTATCAATTCAAGCAACTTGATTCGCTTCGCTGACAGTTGTGGGGCTGATATCCCCCGCTATATTCGTAAGCAGTTGGCAGATTATGGCGATGACAGCAAATCAATTCGTGAATTTGGCTTTGAAGTAGTACATCGTCTATGTGAAATATTAATTGCTGAAGGCGTACCAGCGCTTCATTTCTATAGCATGAACCGTGTCGAACCCAATAAGCGCCTAGTTGAATCTTTAGGACTTACCTCTCACAGCACACAGGCTTAA
- a CDS encoding 16S rRNA (uracil(1498)-N(3))-methyltransferase, with protein sequence MRRFFFNPNSSVLSSDSINYSNTTHSTGNEGLMTLSQQPLGSILTLTEDIYHHWCRVLRAKVGEQSLIFDGLGGQSIVELESIDKKSAQVRIVAHDTDDNTTAYYSAIAIVMSRGDRMDYAIQKATELGATAIQLLTSQHGEVRLKANQVDKKLNHWQQVALSACEQCGLNRPPLVMSPVSIEQCIQQQGGEPHSDVSYLANDTYYQQYFNQPTLPLVLAVPSQQEKQQLDINASIKRHFAQALQTPSKPRFDILIGAEGGLSESEYSQARDSDYLPWQLGNRVLRTETAPVVALATLMYISENF encoded by the coding sequence ATGCGTCGTTTTTTCTTTAATCCGAACTCAAGTGTATTGAGTTCGGACTCTATTAATTACTCAAATACAACCCACAGCACTGGCAATGAAGGACTGATGACCCTGAGCCAACAGCCGCTAGGTAGCATCCTTACCCTAACCGAGGATATTTATCATCATTGGTGCCGTGTGCTACGTGCCAAAGTAGGCGAACAAAGTCTAATCTTTGATGGTTTAGGCGGTCAGAGCATCGTAGAGCTTGAGTCAATTGACAAAAAATCCGCTCAAGTCCGTATCGTTGCTCATGATACTGACGATAATACGACAGCTTATTACAGTGCCATTGCTATCGTCATGAGTCGCGGTGATAGAATGGACTATGCCATTCAGAAAGCTACCGAATTAGGCGCTACAGCCATTCAGTTACTCACTAGCCAGCACGGTGAGGTAAGATTAAAAGCCAATCAAGTCGACAAAAAGCTCAATCACTGGCAACAAGTGGCCCTATCTGCTTGTGAACAATGTGGGCTTAATCGTCCCCCTTTGGTAATGTCACCGGTGTCTATTGAACAGTGCATACAACAACAAGGCGGTGAACCGCACAGTGACGTAAGCTATTTGGCAAATGACACTTATTATCAACAGTATTTTAATCAGCCCACCCTGCCCTTAGTGTTGGCCGTGCCCAGCCAACAAGAAAAACAGCAATTGGACATTAATGCCTCGATTAAGCGACATTTTGCTCAAGCGTTACAGACCCCATCTAAACCTAGATTTGATATCCTAATCGGCGCAGAAGGTGGATTGTCAGAATCAGAATATAGTCAAGCACGTGACAGCGACTATCTGCCTTGGCAACTGGGCAACCGAGTATTACGTACCGAGACAGCACCCGTGGTTGCTTTAGCCACTCTCATGTATATTAGCGAAAATTTCTAA
- the ahcY gene encoding adenosylhomocysteinase has translation MDAVSNIDSRTNSKNFNDYKVADISLADYGRREISLAEAEMPALMGLRKRYSETQPLAGAKILGCIHMTIQTAVLIETLVALGAEVRWTSCNIFSTQDHAAAAIAASGVPVFAWKGETEEEYEWCLRQQLFVGGEGNGQLWDANLILDDGGDLTALIHNDYPQMLETINGISEETTTGVHRLIDMLNKGTLKVPAINVNDAVTKSKNDNKYGCRHSLNDAIKRATDMLLAGRRALVIGYGDVGKGSAQSLRQEGMIVRVSEVDPICAMQACMDGYELVSPYIDGKNANSAEGINTRLLQDTDLIVTTTGNYHVCDKHMLAALKSGAVVCNIGHFDTEIDTQFMRDTWKWVEIKPQVHQVYRSENEGDYLILLAEGRLVNLGNATGHPSRVMDGSFANQVLAQMYLHEEKFSELPSDERANGLYVKVLPKKLDEEVAAAMVAGFSGVMTQLTPEQAEYLGVPVEGPFKPDDYKY, from the coding sequence ATGGACGCAGTGTCTAATATCGATTCAAGAACCAATTCGAAAAACTTCAATGACTATAAAGTAGCTGACATTAGCTTAGCAGACTATGGTCGCCGTGAAATCTCATTAGCTGAAGCTGAAATGCCAGCCTTAATGGGCTTACGTAAACGCTATAGCGAAACACAGCCTTTAGCGGGTGCTAAAATTCTGGGTTGTATTCATATGACTATCCAGACCGCTGTACTGATTGAAACCCTAGTAGCTCTAGGTGCTGAAGTACGCTGGACCTCATGTAATATCTTCTCTACCCAAGATCATGCTGCTGCTGCTATTGCTGCTAGCGGTGTTCCAGTGTTTGCATGGAAAGGCGAAACTGAAGAAGAGTATGAGTGGTGCTTACGTCAACAGTTGTTTGTCGGTGGCGAAGGAAATGGTCAACTTTGGGACGCCAACTTAATTTTAGATGACGGCGGTGATTTAACCGCTCTTATCCATAATGACTACCCACAAATGTTAGAAACCATTAATGGTATTTCAGAAGAAACTACCACCGGTGTTCATCGCTTAATCGATATGCTTAATAAAGGGACTCTAAAAGTACCTGCTATTAACGTAAATGATGCCGTTACTAAATCTAAAAACGACAACAAGTATGGTTGCCGTCACAGCTTAAACGATGCCATCAAACGTGCTACTGACATGCTACTTGCTGGCCGCCGTGCGCTAGTAATCGGTTATGGTGATGTGGGTAAAGGCTCAGCACAAAGCTTACGTCAAGAAGGTATGATTGTTCGCGTATCAGAAGTTGATCCAATTTGTGCTATGCAAGCCTGTATGGATGGCTACGAGCTAGTATCTCCTTATATCGATGGCAAAAATGCTAACTCAGCAGAAGGTATCAACACTCGCCTATTACAAGATACTGACTTAATCGTTACTACTACTGGTAACTACCATGTTTGTGACAAACATATGCTTGCTGCCTTAAAGTCAGGTGCTGTAGTTTGTAACATTGGTCACTTCGATACTGAAATCGATACACAGTTTATGCGTGATACTTGGAAATGGGTAGAAATCAAACCACAAGTTCATCAAGTATATCGTTCAGAAAATGAAGGCGATTATCTAATCTTATTGGCCGAAGGCCGTTTGGTAAACCTAGGCAATGCCACAGGTCATCCGTCACGCGTTATGGATGGTTCATTTGCTAACCAAGTGTTGGCACAAATGTACCTTCATGAAGAAAAATTCTCAGAATTACCTTCTGATGAACGTGCTAATGGTCTATATGTCAAAGTACTACCGAAGAAACTTGATGAAGAAGTAGCCGCAGCAATGGTTGCCGGCTTCAGCGGTGTTATGACCCAACTAACGCCAGAACAAGCAGAATATCTAGGCGTTCCTGTTGAAGGTCCATTCAAGCCTGATGACTATAAGTATTAA